One window of the Melanotaenia boesemani isolate fMelBoe1 chromosome 14, fMelBoe1.pri, whole genome shotgun sequence genome contains the following:
- the znf648 gene encoding zinc finger protein 648 has translation MSNGTAIKKRSKRKRHFPSDGHTKGDSENVKTDSSFGGVSPGLDPLTESIDNGVLYLNPQTPNWSLVERFAELSPAGRAEKDDEEAYSRALLHCTTHSETNNVLLDALQQRERNYLKHLKSQSDIPARQRTSNLKELKFEEYSLDEFGIMIKKESGNHPSVKNTLQKSKDDKVPRLLAAMKKRGAVDTEDRPFKCPHCHWAFKKLCNLQSHLQTHTGLKPHVCDICGKAYSHQGTLQQHKRLHTGERPYHCPFCVKTYIWSSDYRKHIRTHTGEKPYICETCGKDFIRSSDLRKHERNMHTNNKPFPCTHCGKTFNKPLALKRHERKHLGERPFSCPDCGKSFALASRMAEHQKIHRGVRPYVCSVCSKSFTKSSNLTEHEAIHSGVRPHKCSECGVAFAMASRLVRHQFIHNKQKLHSCTVCSKNFSHIAQLQLHQEQSCAGRIFVCVECGKSFQCATKLAQHVLKHSEKSV, from the coding sequence ATGTCCAACGGAAcagctattaaaaaaagaagtaaaaggaaaagacaTTTTCCCTCCGATGGGCACACCAAAGGTGACTCTGAGAATGTGAAGACGGACTCTTCGTTCGGGGGTGTTTCTCCAGGTCTGGACCCTCTTACAGAGAGCATTGATAATGGAGTCCTCTATCTGAACCCTCAGACACCAAACTGGTCTCTGGTGGAAAGGTTTGCTGAGCTTTCACCAGCAGGTCGAGCAGAGAAAGATGATGAAGAAGCCTACAGCAGAGCCTTGCTACACTGCACTACGCACTCTGAGACTAACAATGTGCTGCTGGATGCGCTgcagcagagagaaagaaactACCTCAAACACTTAAAAAGCCAAAGTGacatcccagccagacagaGGACATCTAACCTCAAAGAGCTCAAATTTGAGGAGTATTCTCTAGACGAGTTTGGGATTATGATTAAAAAGGAGAGTGGAAACCATCCGTCTGTGAAGAATACACTTCAGAAGAGTAAAGATGACAAAGTGCCTCGACTTCTAGCTGCAATGAAGAAACGGGGTGCAGTCGACACCGAGGACCGTCCCTTCAAATGTCCACACTGCCACTGGGCTTTCAAGAAGCTCTGCAACCTGCAGAGTCATCTGCAAACCCACACTGGCCTGAAGCCACATGTGTGTGATATATGTGGTAAGGCTTACTCTCACCAGGGTACGCTGCAGCAGCACAAGCGCCTGCACACGGGTGAGAGACCTTATCACTGCCCCTTCTGTGTGAAAACATATATCTGGTCCTCAGATTACCGCAAGCATATCCGCACACACACTGGTGAGAAGCCCTACATCTGTGAAACTTGTGGTAAGGATTTCATCCGCTCCTCTGACCTCCGGAAGCATGAAAGGAACATGCACACCAACAACAAGCCGTTCCCATGCACGCACTGCGGCAAGACCTTCAATAAACCCCTCGCCCTGAAGCGTCACGAGCGAAAGCACCTGGGGGAACGACCCTTCTCCTGCCCTGACTGCGGGAAGTCGTTCGCCCTGGCCAGCCGCATGGCCGAGCACCAGAAGATCCACCGAGGAGTGCGTCCATACGTCTGCTCCGTGTGCTCTAAAAGTTTCACCAAATCCTCCAACCTAACAGAGCACGAGGCCATTCACAGTGGCGTGCGGCCCCACAAATGTTCAGAGTGCGGCGTGGCGTTTGCCATGGCTTCCCGCCTGGTTCGCCACCAGTTCATCCACAATAAACAGAAGCTTCACAGCTGCACGGTGTGCAGCAAGAACTTCTCCCACATAGCACAACTTCAGCTTCACCAGGAGCAAAGCTGCGCTGGGAGGATCTTTGTCTGCGTGGAGTGTGGCAAGTCTTTCCAGTGCGCCACAAAGCTCGCGCAGCATGTGTTAAAACACAGCGAGAAGAGTGTGTGA